One window from the genome of Prinia subflava isolate CZ2003 ecotype Zambia chromosome 2, Cam_Psub_1.2, whole genome shotgun sequence encodes:
- the OLIG3 gene encoding oligodendrocyte transcription factor 3, with protein sequence MNSDSSSVSSRASSPDMDEMYLRDHHHHHHHHHHQDSRLNSVSSTQNDLVQKMSGEGLTRNGSKAGGEGSKYKIKKQLSEQDLQQLRLKINGRERKRMHDLNLAMDGLREVMPYAHGPSVRKLSKIATLLLARNYILMLTSSLEEMKRLVGEIYGGHHSAFHCGTVGHSAGHPPHAAGTVHQVHPILGSALSSANTSSSLSASLPAIGTIRPPHSLLKTPSTPPALQLGSGFQHWAGLPCPCTICQMPPPPHLSALTASNMARISGETKDLLK encoded by the coding sequence ATGAATTCTGACTCCAGCTCTGTCTCCAGCAGAGCTTCCTCGCCAGACATGGATGAGATGTACCTGAGAgaccatcaccaccaccaccaccatcaccaccaccaagACAGCCGGCTCAACTCTGTCTCCTCCACCCAGAACGATCTGGTGCAGAAGATGTCTGGGGAAGGCCTCACCAGGAACGGTTCCAAGGCCGGAGGGGAAGGCAGCAAGTACAAAATCAAGAAGCAGCTTTCGGAGCaggacctgcagcagctgcGGCTGAAGATCAATGGCCGGGAGCGCAAGAGGATGCACGACCTCAACCTCGCCATGGATGGACTGCGGGAGGTGATGCCCTACGCTCACGGACCTTCTGTGAGAAAACTCTCCAAAATCGCCACCCTGCTGCTAGCCAGAAACTATATCCTGATGCTCACCAGCTCCCTGGAGGAGATGAAGAGGCTAGTTGGGGAAATCTACGGGGGACACCACTCGGCCTTTCACTGCGGCACGGTGGGACACTCTGCCGGGCACCCGCCCCACGCCGCCGGCACCGTGCACCAGGTGCATCCCATCCTCGGCAGTGCCTTGTCCTCCGCCaacacctcctcctccctctccgCCTCCCTGCCGGCCATCGGCACCATCCGCCCCCCACACTCCCTGCTCAAGACCCCCTCGACACCTCCCGCGCTGCAGCTCGGCAGCGGCTTCCAGCACTGGGCGGGCTTGCCGTGCCCCTGCACCATCTGCCAGATGCCTCCCCCGCCCCACCTCTCGGCCCTCACCGCCTCCAACATGGCCAGGATCTCGGGGGAGACCAAGGACCTCCTGAAGTGA